The stretch of DNA CGAAGAAGGCGGCACTCACCGACTCGTTCGGCGTCGTCAGCGCCGATTCGACCTCGGCCGTCGCGGCGGAGGCCTCGCCGGCCAGCACCGAGCGGCGCTGCAGGTCCTTGCGGCGCAGCTCGTCGCGGCGACGCTGACGGTCACGAGCGGTGCTCATGCCCGCCACCCTAGGGGGTGTACGGCGATGGGCGACACTGGTTCCGTGGCTGCACGCATCACCCTGTACTCCCGTCCCGGCTGTCATCTGTGCGACGCGGCTCGCTCGGTCATCGAGCGGGTCTGCGCCACGCTCGGGGAGAGCTACGTCGAGTACTCGATCGACGACGACCCGGCGCTGCGCGAGCGGTACGGCGAGGAGATCCCGGTGACGCTGGTCGACGGTCGCCAGCACGACTTCTGGCGGGTCGACGAGGCGCGCCTGCGGGCGGCGCTGACCGCCCCGGCTGTCTGATCGATCACAGCTTGTGCTAGCCGATCCCGCTGGTTTTGTTCTCCAGTTCACAAACTCCTAGAGTGAGGAGGCCGCTGGGCGACCCCGGGTTGTGACAGGCCCCCACCCTCGGCGTGGCATGAGAGAGCACACAGTGACGGCACGAAGCAACGACAGTGCCCGGGACATCCCCGAGGCGACCGTCGCCCGGCTTCCCGTCTACCTCCGTGCCCTCGTCGCCCTCGCCGAGCGGCAGATCAGCACCTGCTCCAGCGAGGAGCTCGCCACCGCGGCCGGGGTCAACTCCGCGAAGCTGCGCAAGGACCTGTCCTACCTGGGCTCCTACGGCACCCGCGGCGTCGGCTACGACGTGGACTACCTGCGCTACCAGATCGCCCGCGAGATCGGCGTCACCCAGGACTGGCCCGTGGTCATCGTTGGCATCGGCAACCTCGGTCACGCGCTGGCCAACTTCTCCGGATTCCGCAGCCGCGGCTTCCGGGTGGTCGGTCTGCTCGACGCCGACCCCCACATGAGGGACCAGACCGTCGCGGGCCTGCCGGTCCGGCCCTTCGACGACCTGCGCGAGATCGCCACCGAGAACGGGGTCGCCATCGGGGTCATCGC from Nocardioides sp. BP30 encodes:
- a CDS encoding glutaredoxin family protein, with the protein product MAARITLYSRPGCHLCDAARSVIERVCATLGESYVEYSIDDDPALRERYGEEIPVTLVDGRQHDFWRVDEARLRAALTAPAV
- a CDS encoding redox-sensing transcriptional repressor Rex gives rise to the protein MREHTVTARSNDSARDIPEATVARLPVYLRALVALAERQISTCSSEELATAAGVNSAKLRKDLSYLGSYGTRGVGYDVDYLRYQIAREIGVTQDWPVVIVGIGNLGHALANFSGFRSRGFRVVGLLDADPHMRDQTVAGLPVRPFDDLREIATENGVAIGVIAVPAVAAQAVADALVDAGITSILNFAPTVLAVPDRVDVRKVDLSIELQILAYHEQRKAVQTL